From a region of the Dunckerocampus dactyliophorus isolate RoL2022-P2 chromosome 20, RoL_Ddac_1.1, whole genome shotgun sequence genome:
- the ppp1r10 gene encoding serine/threonine-protein phosphatase 1 regulatory subunit 10 produces the protein MEGVPVDPKEILKGVEVLLGKDGGLCSLEGVPKMFSLMKASAKMVSRCMYLNILLHTKSHDVLNRFIRVGGYRLLNSWLTYSKTTNNSPLLQLILLTLQKLPLKVDHLKQNNTAKLVKQLSKSAETEELRKLASVLVDGWMATIRSQSVSSSTNSPADKKKKKEDGKVPLRDVKDKSGDEEKKKDKAKAHAPSHAKIRSIGLEMDAPSPAPTKKTPVAPQLGDKYNIKPPLIKRPSSGPFDTPPLEKKYKPLNTPSNAAKEIKVKIIPAQPMECTGFLDALNSAPVPGIKIKKKKAAAGSPSNTKAVSPTSNKTSPFDSKPSAYSSSSAKPSSPETTSSSNPDENQEPERPGTPVPNEDPDSMDTGDKPNALSEPRGEEDLTKKGKKKKTVHWAHEDQLKHYFYFDLDETERVNVNKIKDFGEAAKRELMMDRQTFEMARRLSHDTMEERVPWTPPRPLTLPGSLVNPGSNSTEKLTQRDREMGILQEIFLSKDSVPDSPHEPDPEPYEPMPPRLIPLDEDSSMLDDGYVEPMDTTSQQVPAMVQNEGSKLPPVLANLMGNLNNNSRSPQTTNTVNNPIAPAVNVQELLTSIMGASGNQSTEDLIKQPDFSDKIKQLLGSLQQQNQTQGPPPVNQALLGHGPGMNNMHMQMPMNGGYPPNMPPGGPRFSHPPPPHNHGPPFNAGGGPRMMGPPPGQGRGDNGNYWGDDSMRGGPHRGGLFRGGGRGRGGEPGFRGRGRGGPRGGHGNMNDMSNRPVCRHFMMKGNCRYESKCAFYHPGVNGPPLPPNHHANNQHGH, from the exons ATGGAGGGGGTACCAGTGGACCCCAAAGAGATTTTGAAGGGTGTGGAGGTTCTGTTAGGGAAGGATGGAGGACTCTGCAGCCTGGAGGGAGTCCCAAAGATGTTCAG CCTAATGAAAGCGTCAGCAAAGATGGTCAGTCGCTGTATGTACCTTAACATCCTACTTCACACAAAGTCCCATGATGTTCTCAATAG gtTCATTAGAGTTGGTGGCTACAGGCTGCTGAACTCATGGCTGACCTACTCAAAAACCACCAACAACAGTCCTCTGCTGCAGCTCATCCTGCTCACTTTGCAAAAGTTGCCTCTCAAAGTGGACCACCTCAAGCAG aacAATACAGCAAAGTTGGTCAAGCAACTGAGTAAAAGTGCAGAGACTGAAG AATTAAGAAAGTTAGCATCTGTGCttgttgatggatggatggcaacaaTTCGCTCCCAAAGTGTATCAAGCAGTACCAACAGTCCCGCCG ataagaagaagaagaaggaagatgGCAAGGTCCCGCTCCGTGATGTGAAGGACAAGAGTGGAgatgaggagaagaagaaagacaagGCGAAAGCTCACGCGCCCAGCCATGCAAAGATCCGCTCCATAG GTCTAGAAATGGACGCTCCTAGCCCCGCTCCCACTAAGAAGACCCCAGTGGCGCCACAGCTGGGTGACAAGTATAACATCAAGCCTCCACTAATAAAGAGACCAAG TTCTGGTCCGTTTGATACTCCTCCGCTGGAGAAGAAATACAAACCTTTAAATACACCTTCAAACGCAGCCAAAGAAATCAAAGTCAAGATCATTCCTGCACAAC CAATGGAGTGCACAGGGTTCCTAGACGCACTTAACTCGGCCCCTGTGCCTGGTATCAAGatcaagaagaagaaagctGCCGCTGGTTCACCTTCTAATACCAAGGCCGTGTCCCCAACCTCAAACAAG ACAAGTCCATTTGACAGCAAACCATCTGCATATTCCTCATCTTCTGCCAAACCGTCATCTCCGGAGACCACTTCTTCAAGTAATCCTGACGAAAACCAGGAGCCTGAGCGGCCTGGCACCCCTGTTCCTAATGAAGACCCAGATTCAATGGACACTG GAGATAAACCCAATGCGCTATCAGAGCCTCGTGGTGAAGAGGACCTGACCAAGAAgggcaaaaagaagaagacagTTCACTGGGCTCATGAGGATCAACTCAAACATTACTTCTATTTCGACCTGGATGAGACAGAGAGAG TCAACGTTAACAAGATCAAGGACTTTGGGGAGGCCGCCAAACGGGAGTTGATGATGGACAGGCAGACATTTGAGATGGCACGTCGGCTCTCTCATGACACAATGGAGGAGAGGGTCCCCTGGACACCCCCAAGGCCCTTGACACTACCTGGCAGCTTAGTCAACCCTGGGTCCAACAGCACGGAAAAACTCACCCAGCGGGACCGTGAGATGGGCATCTTGCAGGAGATCTTCCTCAGTAAAGACAG TGTGCCTGACAGTCCACATGAACCAGACCCAGAGCCTTATGAACCAATGCCTCCTCGTCTCATACCTCTGGATGAG GACTCTTCCATGCTGGACGACGGCTATGTTGAGCCCATGGACACCACGTCACAGCAGGTTCCCGCCATGGTCCAAAACGAGGGCTCCAAGCTGCCGCCCGTCCTTGCCAACCTGATGGGCAACCTCAACAACAACTCGCGTAGCCCACAGACCACAAACACTGTCAACAATCCTATCGCACCAGCTGTCAACGTACAGGAGCTGCTGACGTCTATCATG GGTGCTTCTGGTAACCAGTCTACTGAAGACCTCATCAAGCAGCCTGACTTCTCAGATAAGATTAAACAACTTCTGGGATCACTGCAGCAGCAGAACCAGACCCAGGGCCCACCCCCAG TCAACCAGGCTTTGCTGGGTCACGGTCCAGGGATGAACAACATGCACATGCAGATGCCCATGAACGGCGGCTACCCACCCAACATGCCCCCGGGCGGTCCCCGCTTCAGCCACCCTCCGCCCCCGCACAATCACGGACCGCCGTTCAACGCCGGAGGAGGCCCGCGCATGATGGGGCCGCCGCCGGGACAGGGCCGCGGAGACAATGGCAATTACTGGGGAGACGATTCCATGAGAGGAGGGCCCCACCGAGGTGGTCTTTtccgaggaggaggaaggggtcGTGGTGGAGAGCCCGGTTTCCGGGGCCGAGGGCGTGGGGGTCCCAGAGGAGGACACGGCAATATGAATG ATATGTCCAATCGGCCGGTGTGTCGCCACTTCATGATGAAAGGAAACTGCAGGTACGAGAGCAAATGTGCGTTTTACCACCCTGGTGTAAACGGGCCACCTTTGCCCCCGAACCACCATGCAAACAACCAGCACGGACACTAA
- the agr2 gene encoding anterior gradient protein 2 homolog, with translation MKASLSLLLVLVAGSCTFGKYTPKTGKRSPQTLSRGWGDQLIWAQTYEEALYWARSRNKPLMVLFHLEDCPHCLALKKVFSENNDIQRILDEDFVVLNLVYETTDKHLSPDGQYVPRIIFVDPSMTVRADITGRYANRMYAYEPTDLKLLISNMQKAKKLLKSEL, from the exons ATGAAAGCATCACTGTCACTACTGCTGGTGCTCGTCGCCGGGTCTTGTACGTTTGGGAAATACACCCCAAAGACGGGCAAGAGGAGCCCTCAGACTCTGTCCAGAG gtTGGGGTGACCAGCTGATCTGGGCTCAGACGTACGAGGAAGCGCTCTACTGGGCTCGGTCAAG AAACAAGCCCTTGATGGTGCTCTTTCACCTGGAAGACTGTCCACACTGCCTGG CGCTCAAGAAGGTCTTTTCCGAGAACAATGACATCCAAAGAATCCTGGATGAGGACTTTGTTGTGCTCAACCTGGTG TATGAAACCACGGACAAACATCTCTCTCCAGACGGACAGTACGTTCCCAGAATCATTTTTGTTG ACCCTTCCATGACAGTGAGGGCTGACATTACTGGTCGCTACGCCAACCGCATGTATGCCTACGAACCAACCGACCTCAAACTCC TGATCAGCAACATGCAGAAGGCCAAGAAACTCCTCAAGTCTGAGCTGTGA